Below is a genomic region from Ammonifex degensii KC4.
AGGAAGATGGTGCTGGTAACAGGCGGGACAGGGCTGGTGGGAAGAGCGGTGGTGAAAGAACTCCTCAGCCACCGTCTCAAAGTGCGGTGCCTGGTGCGTGATCCGGAGCGTGCCCGGGTGCTCCTAGGCCCGGAGCCGGAATACGTCGCCGGAGACGTGACCGACCCCGCCAGCGTGCAGGCGGCCATGGAAGGAGCAGAAGCGGTTGTTCACCTGGTGGCTATAATCCGGGAAAAGGGCCGCCAAACTTTTAGGGCTATCAACGTGGAAGGGACGGCCAACGTGGTGCGCACAGCCAGAGAAGCCAGGGTCAGACGTTTCATTCACATGAGTGCTTTGGGAGTTAAGGCCGATCCCCGCCGCCCTTACGGGCACTCCAAGTGGCAGGGAGAGGAACTGGTGAGGGAAAGCGGGCTTGACTGGACCATCCTGCGCCCTTCCATAGTCTATGGTCCCGGCTTCGGCTTTCTCGACCGCATGGCCCAGTCGGTAAAACTTTCCCCTCCCCCGCTGGTTTTCTACCCGGCCATAAATATCCGTTTCCAGCCCATAGCTTCCTGGGACTTAGCCCGCTGCGTTTTCTTGTGCCTAACAAATTCTATGCTTATAAGGCAGACCTGTGATCTGGGAGGGCCGGAGCACCTGACCTATCGGGAAATGCTGGCTGCCTATCTCGAGGCCAAAGGGCTGCGCCGCCTCCCCGTGCCCGTGCCCTTGGGAATTATAAAGGCGGTGGCCCCGGTACTGGAAAGGATACTTCCCGATCCGCCCGTGACCACCGCCGAACTCAAACAGCTAGAAGAAGATAACGTCACCGACCCGACGGTAGTGGAAAAGATTTTTGGCTTCCGCCCGGTAAGCTTCAAGGAAGGACTTAAGCAATTTACCCTTCCTTAAAGTGCCAGCGGCCAGAAACCCGGGGCTTGTTTTTGCGCGCAAAGAAGCGCCCCAGCCGGTAGTAGATGAGATCCACCAGCCCTAAGACAAAAGCCGCCAGCAGAAACCCTCCCTGGATCTTCAGCCGGGTTCGCCAGTCAAGCTGCCCCTTTTTCCTGGCCACTCTCTACACCCCCATGATGATGGGCAGGATCATGGGCCGACGCCGGGTGCGCTCGTAGAGGAAGCGACTCAGGGTCTCCCGCACTTCACTCTTGATAGTAGCCCATTCCAGGCTCTTGCGCTCTATACAGCGGTCTAAGATAGCCCGTACCTGGGCTTTAACCTCTTCCATTAAGGCCTCTGCCTCCCGGACGTAAACAAAACCGCGGGAAATGACGTCCGGCCCTGCCACCACCTGCCCTGTCTCTTGGCTCAAGGCCACCACTACGATGAGAATCCCGTCCTGGGCCAGCTG
It encodes:
- a CDS encoding SDR family oxidoreductase; amino-acid sequence: MKKGQGGRKMVLVTGGTGLVGRAVVKELLSHRLKVRCLVRDPERARVLLGPEPEYVAGDVTDPASVQAAMEGAEAVVHLVAIIREKGRQTFRAINVEGTANVVRTAREARVRRFIHMSALGVKADPRRPYGHSKWQGEELVRESGLDWTILRPSIVYGPGFGFLDRMAQSVKLSPPPLVFYPAINIRFQPIASWDLARCVFLCLTNSMLIRQTCDLGGPEHLTYREMLAAYLEAKGLRRLPVPVPLGIIKAVAPVLERILPDPPVTTAELKQLEEDNVTDPTVVEKIFGFRPVSFKEGLKQFTLP